The following coding sequences are from one Eucalyptus grandis isolate ANBG69807.140 chromosome 11, ASM1654582v1, whole genome shotgun sequence window:
- the LOC104426469 gene encoding LOW QUALITY PROTEIN: transcription factor MYB3R-3 (The sequence of the model RefSeq protein was modified relative to this genomic sequence to represent the inferred CDS: inserted 1 base in 1 codon), producing MTVAGMAELKIEDCCLENRQLTAASNSSLSEGSASATLKSPAVSSPATTSPSHRRTTGPIRRAKGGWTPEEDETLRNAVAVYNGKSWKKIAEHFPDRSEVQCLHRWQKVLNPDLVKGPWTQEEDDKIIDLVSRYGPTKWSLIAKSLPGRIGKQCRERWHNHLNPDIKKXAWTLEEELALMQAHRVNGNKWAEIAKVLPGRTDNSIKNHWNSSLKKKLDFYLATGKLPPVAKSGLQNGSKDASKPTLAKRLVGCNKGANLNPQTSLGNGGTCKLEEENQDKLELMARHQEACESSSILPSESADSGSAEFKSRIDVSSNLEVLAQSEDSGACDKSDYKDVGTTPPEQALVYGFLCYEPPPLESCIPLDSEMNTHLLNQTCNSSPASPASFLTPPCERNGVFCTQSPESILRLAAETFPNTPSILRKRKTQVAKHLFSNKTTKVDGEIVKDRVDSPDVGSNGSLEKSMSQNTSVYDSPCLSNGASATLCNGGAFSASPPYRLRSKRTALLKSVEKQLDFTFEEMKLDGSTKSVDVPMKENVHNAEGPSSHVTKMVSIQELKVD from the exons ATGACTGTGGCAGGAATGGCCGAGTTGAAGATAGAGGATTGTTGTCTCGAGAACAGACAATTGACCGCCGCCTCGAACTCCTCTTTATCTGAAGGCAGTGCCAGTGCTACTCTCAAATCTCCTGCTGTGTCCAGCCCGGCGACTACTTCTCCCTCTCACCG GAGGACGACAGGACCTATCAGGCGGGCAAAGGGCGGTTGGACTCCAGAGGAG GATGAGACATTGAGAAATGCTGTTGCAGTTTATAATGGCAAGAGTTGGAAGAAAATAg CTGAACACTTTCCTGATAGGTCTGAAGTCCAATGTTTGCATAGGtggcaaaaagttctcaatCCTGATCTTGTTAAGGGACCTTGGACCCAAGAG GAGGATGACAAGATTATTGATTTGGTATCAAGATATGGCCCCACAAAATGGTCTCTCATAGCAAAGTCTTTGCCTGGTCGTATAGGGAAACAGTGCCGAGAGAG ATGGCACAATCATTTGAATCCAGATATCAAAA AAGCTTGGACATTGGAGGAAGAATTAGCCCTTATGCAGGCCCATCGGGTAAATGGGAATAAGTGGGCTGAAATTGCTAAGGTTTTACCTGGAAG GACTGACAACTCAATAAAGAATCATTGGAATAGTTCCTTGAAGAAAAAGTTAGACTTTTATTTAGCCACTGGTAAACTCCCACCAGTTGCAAAAAGCGGTTTACAAAATGGCTCCAAAGATGCAAGCAAACCCACATTGGCTAAAAGATTAGTTGGTTGTAATAAAGGAGCTAACTTGAACCCTCAAACTTCGTTAGGAAATGGCGGTACTTGCAAATTAGAAGAAGAGAATCAGGATAAGTTGGAACTTATGGCTCGGCATCAAGAAGCATGTGAGTCATCAAGTATTCTTCCCAGTGAATCTGCTGATTCAGGTAGTGCAGAGTTTAAATCTAGAATAGATGTTTCCAGCAATTTAGAAGTATTGGCCCAGAGTGAGGATAGTGGAGCCTGTGATAAAAGTGATTACAAAGATGTTGGAACGACACCACCGGAGCAAGCTCTGGTTTATGGTTTTCTGTGCTATGAGCCACCCCCTCTGGAAAGTTGCATCCCTCTTGATTCTGAGATGAACACTCATCTTCTGAATCAAACTTGTAACTCAAGTCCTGCAAGTCCTGCTAGTTTTCTCACTCCACCTTGTGAGAGAAATGGTGTTTTTTGTACACAAAGTCCAGAATCTATTCTCAGGCTTGCTGCTGAGACCTTCCCTAATACTCCATCTATATTGCGGAAGAGAAAAACTCAAGTTGCAAAGCATTTGTTTTCTAATAAAACTACAAAAGTAGATGGGGAGATTGTAAAAGACAGGGTTGATTCTCCTGATGTAGGGAGTAATGGTAGTCTGGAGAAATCCATGTCTCAGAATACAAGTGTCTATGATAGTCCTTGCCTCAGCAATGGTGCCAGTGCCACTCTGTGCAATGGTGGTGCTTTTAGTGCATCTCCGCCATATCGGTTAAGATCCAAACGAACTGCTCTTCTCAAATCTGTGGAGAAACAGCTTGATTTCACCTTTGAGGAAATGAAGCTGGATGGCAGTACAAAATCGGTTGATGTACCTATGAAGGAGAATGTTCATAATGCAGAGGGACCTTCTTCACATGTTACAAAGATGGTTTCAATCCAGGAATTGAAAGT gGACTAG